In Thiospirochaeta perfilievii, a single window of DNA contains:
- a CDS encoding N-6 DNA methylase yields the protein MNLLTKNEAASILGISVASLKNWERHGYIKAIHNNLYSNVEVEDLKDKIRTGEIKRLDSRANKSSSRTHFIPLEYVNNQNSLVLIEDIIHFILEYNIKPSQALFLLSINALINSGDIEKSTLYKAIKFEDKSYFKRESVYFELKSWFSTISNGEIKEDNRFCKFLLEAPLPKEIDFLGIIYQSIMHEGEKSQLGSYYTPTSLVEQIVDDNLLIGKVLDPCCGTGQFLLLMAKKIGDPSRIWGADIDENAVNITRINLLLYYKDRDFKPNIYHMNSLLDFKEKNFSFIATNPPWGAKFSKIDLELLKEKYVSIQSKESFSYFIHFAINHLEIGGKYSFVLPESILYVKNHKDIRSYLLNNSCLDYIESCGRLFKNVFSSVIRLDGSINFRSKGSITTIKTDMDTYQVEGSRFLSNTNNIIDIYCDNNDQELIDKVYSYPHLTLKGRAKWALGIVTGNNSKHLSSIYKDGMEPIYKGKDLSCMTLLPPTSYINFNPQLYQQCAPIDLYRAKEKLVYKFINKELVFAYDNNKHLTLNSANIMIPKIEDIPIKVIGVILNSSLFKFIFRKKFNAIKILRSDIESLPIPILSKKQIEDLNTLAKDFINNDIDFEVIDRYISLIYDIDFEHLKKNPCDIAQN from the coding sequence ATGAATTTACTTACTAAAAATGAAGCAGCTTCTATATTAGGTATCTCTGTTGCTAGTTTAAAAAATTGGGAACGGCATGGATACATTAAGGCTATACATAATAACCTGTACTCAAATGTGGAAGTTGAGGATTTAAAAGATAAAATTCGTACTGGAGAGATAAAAAGACTAGACTCTAGGGCGAATAAAAGCAGTTCTAGAACACATTTTATCCCATTAGAGTATGTAAATAATCAGAACTCCCTAGTATTAATAGAGGATATTATTCATTTTATTTTAGAGTATAATATTAAGCCTTCCCAAGCTCTTTTCCTTTTATCAATAAATGCACTTATTAATAGTGGGGATATAGAAAAGAGCACCCTATATAAAGCTATTAAGTTTGAGGATAAGTCCTACTTTAAAAGAGAGAGTGTCTATTTTGAGCTAAAATCATGGTTTTCTACTATTAGTAATGGGGAGATTAAAGAAGATAATAGGTTTTGTAAATTTTTATTAGAAGCTCCTCTACCTAAGGAGATTGACTTTCTAGGTATTATCTATCAGTCAATAATGCATGAGGGGGAGAAGTCCCAATTAGGCTCCTACTATACTCCCACATCACTTGTAGAACAGATTGTTGATGATAATTTACTAATTGGAAAGGTTTTGGATCCCTGTTGTGGTACAGGGCAGTTTTTACTTTTAATGGCAAAAAAAATAGGTGATCCCAGTAGAATATGGGGGGCTGATATAGATGAAAATGCTGTAAATATAACTAGAATTAATCTACTTCTCTACTATAAGGATAGGGATTTTAAACCAAACATCTATCATATGAACTCTCTTTTAGATTTTAAGGAGAAAAACTTCTCCTTTATAGCAACCAATCCTCCCTGGGGTGCAAAATTTAGTAAAATTGACTTAGAACTTTTAAAGGAGAAGTATGTTAGTATACAATCTAAGGAGAGTTTTTCATACTTTATACACTTTGCAATAAACCATCTAGAGATAGGGGGAAAATACTCTTTTGTACTTCCAGAATCCATTCTCTATGTTAAAAACCATAAAGATATTAGATCCTATCTTTTAAATAACTCCTGCCTTGACTATATAGAGAGTTGTGGCCGACTTTTTAAAAATGTATTCTCATCGGTTATTAGGTTAGATGGGTCGATTAATTTTAGAAGTAAAGGATCAATTACAACAATTAAAACGGATATGGACACATACCAGGTGGAAGGAAGTAGATTTTTAAGCAATACAAACAATATTATTGATATATATTGTGATAATAATGATCAAGAATTAATTGATAAAGTTTATTCTTATCCCCATTTAACTTTAAAGGGTAGGGCTAAATGGGCTTTAGGTATTGTTACTGGAAATAATTCAAAACACTTATCATCTATTTATAAGGATGGTATGGAACCTATATATAAGGGAAAGGATCTATCCTGTATGACACTATTACCCCCTACTAGTTATATCAATTTTAATCCCCAGTTATATCAGCAGTGTGCTCCTATTGATCTATATAGGGCTAAAGAGAAATTAGTATATAAATTTATTAATAAGGAACTGGTTTTTGCTTATGATAATAATAAACACCTTACACTAAATAGCGCAAATATAATGATTCCGAAAATAGAGGACATTCCTATAAAGGTTATTGGTGTTATCTTAAACTCATCCCTATTTAAATTTATTTTTAGAAAAAAGTTTAACGCTATAAAAATACTTCGTAGTGATATTGAATCCCTACCCATACCAATACTTAGTAAAAAACAAATTGAGGATTTAAACACCCTCGCTAAGGATTTTATTAATAATGATATTGATTTTGAGGTAATAGATAGATATATTTCCTTGATCTACGATATTGATTTTGAACATTTAAAAAAAAATCCTTGTGATATAGCTCAAAACTAA